A window from Triticum aestivum cultivar Chinese Spring chromosome 6D, IWGSC CS RefSeq v2.1, whole genome shotgun sequence encodes these proteins:
- the LOC123141063 gene encoding uncharacterized protein isoform X1, which produces MSTRQGGMSGSGSGAVVQTEEAVKLLVEHLVKPVLPEGLERPYMTNEQQLAVAEQIHKAVIMYNYYHRKISPQLSFADPKLFLMSLPVEEDLLTHLSMLLKRESKPGNNQRLYTCDTAALQACEIAKGLDASKDSPDMTAWPISKVAVLLIDPERKKCLIEHTQGVWSFIEFDEACSSDMIAVWKSANKRTYAAVDGANTPRELALSEVERRTGMKASNLRVLETFWAYSLSKERTATKLFLVEYEQAMKGNLVEISLEDLITSMTGPVFANHQFLKITSLVEYYHILPYKDILSELLHRKWPETLVVPTMMNSALPWQNMEVLEKSGAFSENVSDLVDESLRLIQKIRDDIVFKERILQGQSAECDMDIQRIWNEGLMTAKVLSDKYKNGFPKMEVAASSCSGDGGRLNKKTLRASLEFRKYVELDEICRDCYCISPRYTVLPSITDGTYTASVRLRCPDAKMTIYGGPRKTPLEARCSAAANMIQELCKA; this is translated from the exons ATGTCGACCAGGCAGGGTGGTATGTCCGGCAGCGGAAGCGGAGCGGTTGTGCAGACGGAGGAGGCGGTGAAGCTGCTGGTGGAGCACCTCGTGAAGCCGGTGCTGCCGGAGGGCCTGGAGCGGCCCTACATGACGAACGAGCAGCAGCTCGCCGTCGCGGAGCAG ATCCACAAGGCTGTCATTATGTACAATTATTACCACCGGAAGATATCTCCGCAGCTTTCTTTCGCCGATCCCAAACTGTTCCTTATGTCACTTCCTGTTGAAGAAGATTTGCTCACGCACTTGAGTATGCTCCTTAAGCGTGAGAGCAAGCCTGGGAACAATCAGAGGTTATATACTTGTGACACAGCAGCATTACAGGCCTGTGAGATCGCTAAAGGACTCGACGCGAGCAAAGATTCTCCAGACATGACAGCGTGGCCAATCTCGAAAGTTGCTGTGCTTCTTATCGACCCGGAAAGAAAAAAATGTCTGATTGAACATACCCAGGGTGTCTGGTCATTCATAGAGTTTGATGAAGCATGCAGTAGCGACATGATAGCAGTTTGGAAATCGGCAAATAAACGAACCTATGCTGCGGTGGACGGAGCAAATACGCCTCGGGAACTAGCATTGTCAGAAGTGGAGCGTAGAACAG GTATGAAGGCCTCAAACTTGCGTGTTCTCGAAACTTTTTGGGCATACTCACTGAGTAAAGAAAGGACAGCTACCAAGTTGTTCCTTGTGGAGTATGAGCAAGCAATGAAAGGCAACCTTGTGGAAATTTCTCTAGAGGACTTGATTACCAG TATGACTGGTCCGGTCTTTGCAAATCATCAATTCCTGAAAATAACTTCTCTTGTTGAGTACTATCACATTCTTCCATATAAAGATATTTTGTCTGAACTCCTGCACAG GAAATGGCCAGAAACACTAGTTGTCCCTACAATGATGAACAGTGCTTTGCCATGGCAGAATATGGAAGTGTTGGAAAAGTCAG GCGCTTTCTCCGAAAACGTGAGTGATCTGGTGGATGAATCACTGCGGCTAATTCAGAAAATACGGGATGATATT GTTTTCAAGGAACGCATACTTCAAGGCCAAAGTGCTGAATGTGATATGGACATTCAGAGAATCTGGAATG AAGGGCTGATGACAGCAAAAGTGTTGTCAGACAAGTATAAGAATGGTTTCCCAAAGATGGAAGTTGCGGCTTCATCTTGCTCTGGAGATGGCGGTCGCCTAAACAAGAAGACACTGAGGGCGAGCCTTGAATTCAGGAAATACGTG GAGCTTGATGAGATCTGCCGTGATTGCTACTGTATATCTCCAAGATACACAGTATTACCTTCAATAACAGATG GGACGTACACCGCCAGTGTACGTCTTAGATGCCCTGATGCTAAGATGACCATCTATGGAGGTCCTCGCAAGACCCCACTCGAGGCGAGGTGCTCTGCAGCTGCCAATATGATACAGGAGCTTTGCAAGGCGTAG
- the LOC123141063 gene encoding uncharacterized protein isoform X2 has product MYNYYHRKISPQLSFADPKLFLMSLPVEEDLLTHLSMLLKRESKPGNNQRLYTCDTAALQACEIAKGLDASKDSPDMTAWPISKVAVLLIDPERKKCLIEHTQGVWSFIEFDEACSSDMIAVWKSANKRTYAAVDGANTPRELALSEVERRTGMKASNLRVLETFWAYSLSKERTATKLFLVEYEQAMKGNLVEISLEDLITSMTGPVFANHQFLKITSLVEYYHILPYKDILSELLHRKWPETLVVPTMMNSALPWQNMEVLEKSGAFSENVSDLVDESLRLIQKIRDDIVFKERILQGQSAECDMDIQRIWNEGLMTAKVLSDKYKNGFPKMEVAASSCSGDGGRLNKKTLRASLEFRKYVELDEICRDCYCISPRYTVLPSITDGTYTASVRLRCPDAKMTIYGGPRKTPLEARCSAAANMIQELCKA; this is encoded by the exons ATGTACAATTATTACCACCGGAAGATATCTCCGCAGCTTTCTTTCGCCGATCCCAAACTGTTCCTTATGTCACTTCCTGTTGAAGAAGATTTGCTCACGCACTTGAGTATGCTCCTTAAGCGTGAGAGCAAGCCTGGGAACAATCAGAGGTTATATACTTGTGACACAGCAGCATTACAGGCCTGTGAGATCGCTAAAGGACTCGACGCGAGCAAAGATTCTCCAGACATGACAGCGTGGCCAATCTCGAAAGTTGCTGTGCTTCTTATCGACCCGGAAAGAAAAAAATGTCTGATTGAACATACCCAGGGTGTCTGGTCATTCATAGAGTTTGATGAAGCATGCAGTAGCGACATGATAGCAGTTTGGAAATCGGCAAATAAACGAACCTATGCTGCGGTGGACGGAGCAAATACGCCTCGGGAACTAGCATTGTCAGAAGTGGAGCGTAGAACAG GTATGAAGGCCTCAAACTTGCGTGTTCTCGAAACTTTTTGGGCATACTCACTGAGTAAAGAAAGGACAGCTACCAAGTTGTTCCTTGTGGAGTATGAGCAAGCAATGAAAGGCAACCTTGTGGAAATTTCTCTAGAGGACTTGATTACCAG TATGACTGGTCCGGTCTTTGCAAATCATCAATTCCTGAAAATAACTTCTCTTGTTGAGTACTATCACATTCTTCCATATAAAGATATTTTGTCTGAACTCCTGCACAG GAAATGGCCAGAAACACTAGTTGTCCCTACAATGATGAACAGTGCTTTGCCATGGCAGAATATGGAAGTGTTGGAAAAGTCAG GCGCTTTCTCCGAAAACGTGAGTGATCTGGTGGATGAATCACTGCGGCTAATTCAGAAAATACGGGATGATATT GTTTTCAAGGAACGCATACTTCAAGGCCAAAGTGCTGAATGTGATATGGACATTCAGAGAATCTGGAATG AAGGGCTGATGACAGCAAAAGTGTTGTCAGACAAGTATAAGAATGGTTTCCCAAAGATGGAAGTTGCGGCTTCATCTTGCTCTGGAGATGGCGGTCGCCTAAACAAGAAGACACTGAGGGCGAGCCTTGAATTCAGGAAATACGTG GAGCTTGATGAGATCTGCCGTGATTGCTACTGTATATCTCCAAGATACACAGTATTACCTTCAATAACAGATG GGACGTACACCGCCAGTGTACGTCTTAGATGCCCTGATGCTAAGATGACCATCTATGGAGGTCCTCGCAAGACCCCACTCGAGGCGAGGTGCTCTGCAGCTGCCAATATGATACAGGAGCTTTGCAAGGCGTAG